The Thermoflavifilum sp. genome contains a region encoding:
- a CDS encoding DUF6048 family protein — MKNIFVCFISLLIIQSGRAQQKTDSAIVAKDTSMAAQPAQHDSVIVVAHDLRLGIDLSRIAMPFLQPGRRDAEVSADMQIIPNWYGVVELGYHQMEINKPDLFQYQSHGYFYRIGVDKNILPPGQNNHRHDIAYFGFRLGHAVLQQTVSSYHITDTVWGNVDGSIPRQTIQGLWLEFVAGLKIQIATYVDLGWSVRGRTLLNHPEQKTNVPPYVIPGFGKGSSRQAFDFNYSLFFRIPIFNSHYTLHHNTSQHHTGNP, encoded by the coding sequence ATGAAGAACATATTCGTTTGTTTTATTAGCCTGTTGATCATTCAATCCGGTCGCGCGCAACAAAAAACGGATAGTGCGATTGTTGCGAAAGATACCAGTATGGCCGCACAGCCTGCACAGCACGATAGTGTAATTGTGGTAGCACACGATCTTCGACTGGGAATAGACCTGAGTAGAATAGCCATGCCCTTCCTGCAACCAGGTAGAAGAGATGCCGAAGTATCGGCAGATATGCAGATCATACCCAACTGGTATGGTGTGGTGGAATTAGGGTATCATCAGATGGAAATCAACAAACCAGACCTGTTTCAATATCAAAGCCATGGATATTTTTACAGGATTGGTGTAGATAAAAATATTTTACCGCCCGGACAAAACAATCACCGGCACGATATCGCATACTTTGGTTTTCGCCTGGGACATGCCGTATTGCAACAAACCGTGAGCAGTTATCATATTACGGATACCGTATGGGGAAATGTAGATGGCAGCATACCCCGCCAGACCATACAGGGTCTATGGCTTGAATTTGTAGCCGGATTAAAAATACAGATTGCAACATATGTGGACCTGGGCTGGTCTGTACGTGGTAGAACCCTGTTGAATCATCCCGAACAAAAAACAAATGTGCCTCCTTATGTGATCCCCGGATTCGGAAAAGGAAGTAGTCGACAGGCTTTCGACTTCAACTATTCGCTGTTTTTCCGTATCCCGATTTTCAATTCACATTATACCTTACACCATAATACATCACAACACCATACAGGAAATCCATAA
- a CDS encoding DUF6452 family protein, producing MRFRLCIIMYLLWIISACNQDIHICEEPTDVKLTIGFYHQIDSIQYRDTSLSIAYVQTLHQPPVWLIDSSVEHSISLPLNQLADSSGFIIQPDSVADADTILIYYTRQQKLLSPGCGFVTFFMIDTLRYTTHHIDSASIVNKSVINIHEEHIRLFY from the coding sequence ATGCGCTTCAGGCTGTGTATAATCATGTATTTGCTCTGGATCATATCAGCCTGCAATCAGGATATCCATATTTGCGAAGAACCAACCGATGTAAAACTTACCATAGGTTTTTATCATCAAATCGATAGCATACAATACCGGGATACATCCTTATCCATCGCTTATGTACAAACTTTGCATCAACCCCCTGTATGGTTAATAGATAGTAGCGTTGAACACAGCATATCTTTACCGCTGAATCAACTGGCCGATTCCAGCGGTTTTATTATTCAACCTGATTCGGTAGCTGATGCGGATACGATTTTAATTTATTATACACGTCAGCAAAAATTGCTTTCTCCAGGATGTGGTTTTGTAACTTTCTTCATGATTGATACCCTGCGTTATACCACACATCACATTGATTCAGCTTCCATCGTCAACAAATCAGTGATTAACATTCATGAAGAACATATTCGTTTGTTTTATTAG
- the uvrA gene encoding excinuclease ABC subunit UvrA codes for MNRKTSEPASQTQSSVARTSSPTPEEGIAIVGARVHNLKNISVTIPKNKLVVITGVSGSGKSSLAFDTLYAEGQRRYLESFGAYARQFIGELERPDVDQITGLSPVISIEQKTTGRSPRSTVGTVTEVYDFMRLLFARIGEAYSYHTGKKMIRFSEEEIIRHLFKKFLHQRLTLLAPLVRGRKGHYRELFEQLRKQGYLKVRVDGEIRELVPKMQVDRYKIHDIELVVDRIQVEKDQQTRITQSVQKALEAGKGLIYVLEQQNQHLHVFSKHLMCADTGISYEEPSPNTFSFNSPYGACPRCKGLGAIYQIDMEAIIPDPEKSIEEGGLAPLGEMKDNFIFKQIQQLARKHGFSLRTPIKNLPKKILNLLLYGSEEEKVTVDLGFEEDFYQPYETGFEGVANQVMRYFYESPSDMVRSWAEGFMKLATCPECGGTRLKKESLWFKIHHKNIAELSAMDLRKLQAWFDELPRHLNERQLKIAHDVLKEIHDRLHFLLEVGLDYLTLDRPSKTLSGGESQRIRLATQIGSQLMGITYILDEPSIGLHQRDNHRLIRSLQSLCQMGNTVIVVEHDRDIMLESDYIIDIGPGAGIHGGEIVGQGTPDAFKQLPTLTAAYLRGEQKIAVPTQRREGNGRYLKLYGASGNNLKKINVNFPLGTFICITGVSGSGKSTLINETLFPILHAYCYGSRLQPLPYQKIEGLEHIDKVIEIDQSPIGRTPRSNPATYCGFFTDIRQLFAQLPESRIRGYNAGRFSFNVKAGRCPTCEGAGWRTIEMNFLPDVYVPCEQCHGRRYNRETLEIRYKGKSIADVLEMTVDEAVSFFESIPYLYRKIKVLQEVGLGYITLGQSAVTLSGGEAQRVKLATELSKKDTGRTFYILDEPTTGLHFQDIQHLLDVLQKLVDRGNTVLVIEHNMDVIKVADYIIDLGPEGGEGGGYIVCTGTPEAIARHPQSYTGAYLKHELS; via the coding sequence ATGAATCGGAAAACAAGTGAACCAGCATCACAGACACAGTCGTCTGTTGCAAGGACATCGTCACCTACCCCCGAAGAAGGTATTGCCATCGTGGGCGCAAGGGTGCATAACCTGAAAAACATCTCCGTAACCATCCCCAAAAACAAACTGGTGGTGATTACGGGCGTGAGTGGCAGCGGAAAATCATCGCTGGCATTTGATACACTCTATGCCGAAGGGCAGCGGCGTTACCTGGAGAGCTTTGGCGCTTATGCCCGCCAGTTCATCGGTGAGCTGGAACGCCCGGATGTGGATCAAATCACAGGTTTATCACCCGTGATTTCCATTGAACAGAAAACCACAGGACGCAGCCCCCGTTCTACGGTTGGTACCGTAACAGAAGTATATGATTTCATGCGCCTCCTGTTTGCCCGTATCGGGGAAGCCTATTCTTACCATACGGGCAAAAAGATGATTCGCTTCTCGGAAGAAGAAATCATCAGGCATCTGTTTAAAAAATTCCTCCATCAGCGGTTAACCTTACTGGCTCCGCTGGTAAGAGGACGAAAGGGGCACTACCGTGAATTGTTTGAGCAACTCCGCAAACAGGGCTATCTGAAAGTACGGGTGGATGGAGAAATCCGGGAGCTGGTACCGAAAATGCAGGTGGACCGGTACAAGATTCACGATATTGAATTGGTGGTGGATCGCATCCAGGTAGAAAAGGATCAACAGACACGTATCACCCAGAGTGTGCAAAAAGCGCTGGAAGCGGGTAAAGGTCTGATTTATGTGCTGGAACAACAAAATCAACATTTGCACGTATTCAGCAAACACTTGATGTGCGCCGATACGGGTATCTCGTACGAAGAACCATCTCCCAATACCTTTTCCTTCAATTCGCCTTATGGCGCCTGCCCGCGATGCAAGGGTCTGGGTGCTATTTATCAAATCGACATGGAAGCCATTATCCCCGACCCAGAAAAATCGATTGAAGAAGGAGGCCTGGCACCACTGGGCGAAATGAAGGATAATTTCATCTTCAAACAAATTCAACAGCTGGCCCGTAAACATGGCTTTTCTTTGCGTACGCCCATTAAAAATCTGCCTAAAAAAATCCTGAACTTATTGTTGTACGGCAGTGAAGAAGAAAAGGTAACGGTGGACTTAGGTTTTGAAGAGGATTTTTATCAACCCTACGAAACAGGATTTGAGGGAGTGGCCAACCAGGTGATGCGCTATTTTTATGAAAGTCCGTCCGACATGGTACGCAGCTGGGCTGAAGGATTTATGAAGCTGGCAACCTGTCCGGAATGCGGCGGCACCCGTTTGAAAAAAGAGAGCCTCTGGTTTAAGATTCATCACAAAAATATTGCTGAACTCAGTGCCATGGACCTACGCAAGCTACAAGCCTGGTTTGATGAGCTTCCACGGCACCTGAACGAACGACAGCTGAAAATTGCGCACGATGTCCTGAAAGAAATACACGATCGTTTGCACTTCTTACTGGAAGTGGGACTGGATTACCTGACCCTCGACCGTCCCAGTAAAACCCTGAGTGGTGGCGAATCGCAGCGCATCAGGCTGGCCACACAAATCGGCTCACAACTCATGGGCATCACCTATATCCTGGATGAACCCAGTATTGGCTTACACCAGCGCGATAATCATCGCCTGATTCGTTCGCTGCAATCGCTCTGCCAGATGGGAAACACCGTTATTGTGGTAGAACATGATCGGGATATCATGCTCGAATCTGATTACATCATTGACATCGGACCAGGGGCGGGCATACACGGCGGAGAAATCGTAGGACAGGGTACCCCCGATGCGTTTAAACAATTGCCCACCTTAACAGCAGCTTATCTACGTGGTGAACAAAAAATTGCCGTGCCTACTCAGCGCCGGGAAGGAAATGGACGCTATCTCAAACTCTATGGGGCCAGCGGCAATAACCTGAAAAAAATAAATGTAAACTTCCCGCTGGGCACATTTATCTGTATCACAGGCGTGAGCGGCAGCGGAAAATCAACACTCATCAATGAAACGCTTTTCCCTATCCTGCACGCTTACTGCTATGGATCGCGCCTCCAGCCCTTGCCTTATCAGAAAATCGAAGGGCTGGAACACATCGACAAAGTCATCGAAATTGATCAATCGCCTATCGGCCGTACCCCGCGCAGCAATCCTGCCACCTATTGCGGATTCTTTACAGATATTCGCCAGCTTTTTGCACAACTTCCGGAATCCAGAATTCGTGGCTACAATGCCGGTCGTTTTTCCTTCAACGTGAAAGCAGGCCGCTGCCCAACCTGCGAGGGCGCCGGATGGCGAACCATTGAAATGAATTTCTTGCCCGATGTGTATGTGCCCTGTGAACAATGCCACGGACGAAGATATAACCGCGAAACACTCGAAATCAGATACAAAGGCAAATCTATTGCCGATGTACTGGAGATGACCGTTGACGAAGCGGTATCGTTCTTTGAGTCTATTCCTTATCTCTATCGCAAAATAAAAGTACTGCAGGAAGTAGGACTGGGTTATATTACACTGGGGCAATCGGCCGTAACGCTCTCCGGCGGTGAAGCTCAGCGTGTAAAACTTGCTACCGAACTCAGCAAAAAAGATACAGGACGCACGTTTTACATTCTTGATGAACCCACCACAGGCCTGCATTTTCAGGATATTCAACATCTACTGGATGTGTTGCAAAAACTTGTGGATCGTGGCAATACCGTGCTGGTTATTGAACACAATATGGATGTGATTAAGGTTGCAGATTATATTATTGATTTAGGACCCGAAGGCGGAGAAGGCGGCGGATACATCGTTTGCACAGGTACTCCCGAAGCAATTGCCCGTCATCCGCAAAGCTATACAGGTGCTTATCTGAAACATGAACTTTCATAA
- the dnaA gene encoding chromosomal replication initiator protein DnaA, with protein sequence MEKNCEAVWERCLSIIRDIVEWQPYKTWFEPIKPVKLENNVLTIQVPSQFFYEYLEEHYVELLAKILRRELGKDARLEYRIVVEKGSAQRHPATVDMPTHYDKPQTQNEVDFPLFQQNTPVKNPFVIPGLKRVQIDAQLNPHYTFETFIEGDCNRVARRAGKAVAEKPGATSFNPLVIYGGVGLGKTHLAQAVGNAVKKMHPHKTVLYVSTEKFINQFIDHSKHNAINDFIHFYQLIDVLILDDIQFFANAEKSQDAFFAIFNHLHQSGKQLVLTSDKPPKDLEKVQERLLSRFRWGLSADLQVPDFETRMEILENKMRNDGLEMPKEVVKYIAYNIQTNVRELEGALISLLAQSSLNRKEIDLDLAKKVLKSFIKTSSKEITIEAIQRMVCEHLGVPYEKLLEKTRKREIVQARQITMYLAKSFTKNSLKTIGEHFGGRDHTTVIHSCQTVKDLMETDAAFREMLMELQQKVQLSAL encoded by the coding sequence ATGGAAAAAAATTGCGAAGCCGTATGGGAAAGATGTTTGAGTATTATCCGGGATATTGTGGAATGGCAACCCTACAAAACATGGTTTGAGCCGATTAAGCCTGTGAAGCTGGAAAATAATGTGTTGACCATTCAGGTGCCCAGCCAGTTTTTTTACGAATACCTGGAAGAACATTATGTGGAACTGCTGGCCAAAATTTTGCGGCGCGAACTGGGAAAAGATGCGCGGCTGGAATACCGTATTGTGGTGGAAAAAGGCTCCGCACAGCGTCATCCGGCTACGGTGGATATGCCCACCCACTACGACAAACCGCAGACTCAGAATGAAGTGGATTTTCCTTTATTTCAACAAAATACACCCGTTAAAAATCCCTTTGTCATTCCAGGATTGAAGCGGGTGCAGATTGATGCTCAGCTGAATCCGCATTACACCTTTGAAACATTTATTGAGGGCGACTGTAATCGGGTGGCACGGCGAGCCGGAAAAGCTGTGGCCGAAAAACCGGGTGCTACATCGTTCAATCCGCTGGTTATCTACGGAGGCGTAGGGCTGGGCAAAACCCATCTGGCACAGGCTGTGGGCAATGCCGTAAAAAAAATGCATCCCCACAAAACCGTATTGTATGTGAGCACCGAAAAATTTATCAACCAGTTCATCGACCATTCCAAACACAACGCTATCAACGATTTTATCCATTTTTACCAGCTGATTGATGTGCTGATCCTGGATGATATTCAGTTTTTCGCCAATGCCGAAAAGTCGCAGGATGCTTTCTTTGCTATTTTTAACCACCTGCATCAGTCGGGCAAACAGCTGGTACTCACTTCCGATAAACCACCCAAAGACCTGGAAAAAGTACAGGAGCGCCTGCTGAGCCGCTTCCGCTGGGGACTGAGCGCCGATCTGCAGGTGCCTGATTTCGAAACCCGTATGGAAATCTTAGAAAACAAAATGCGTAATGATGGACTGGAAATGCCTAAAGAGGTGGTCAAATATATTGCCTATAACATTCAGACCAATGTGCGTGAACTGGAAGGGGCACTCATCTCACTGCTGGCACAGTCGTCGTTGAACCGGAAAGAAATTGACCTTGACCTTGCTAAAAAAGTCCTGAAATCATTCATCAAAACTTCTTCGAAAGAAATTACCATCGAGGCTATACAACGTATGGTATGCGAGCATCTGGGTGTACCCTATGAAAAGTTACTGGAGAAAACACGCAAACGCGAAATCGTACAGGCCCGACAGATTACCATGTATCTGGCCAAGTCGTTTACCAAGAATTCGCTAAAAACCATTGGAGAGCATTTTGGAGGTCGGGACCATACCACCGTCATTCATTCCTGCCAGACGGTGAAAGACCTGATGGAAACCGATGCGGCTTTCCGGGAAATGTTGATGGAATTGCAACAAAAAGTGCAACTGTCGGCCCTCTAA
- a CDS encoding DUF3127 domain-containing protein: MSFEITGKIVAKYDVVQRTQNFRTREFVIEKVEDYGGKFISQFIKFQLVQDRTSLIDRFQEGDEVKVSFNLKGSKWEKDGRVNYITNLDAWRIELVEPVQHVSPSTVMSDTGSGYESALETHINNDAEGAEGDDLPF, from the coding sequence ATGAGCTTCGAAATCACAGGCAAAATTGTTGCCAAATATGATGTGGTGCAGCGCACACAAAACTTTCGCACACGTGAATTTGTCATAGAAAAAGTTGAAGATTACGGTGGAAAATTTATCAGTCAATTTATTAAATTTCAACTGGTTCAGGATCGAACGAGTTTAATCGATCGTTTCCAGGAAGGCGATGAGGTGAAGGTGAGTTTTAATTTAAAAGGCAGTAAATGGGAAAAAGATGGCCGGGTAAATTACATTACCAATCTGGATGCCTGGAGAATAGAACTGGTAGAGCCTGTACAACATGTATCGCCGTCAACTGTGATGTCTGATACAGGCAGTGGATATGAATCCGCGCTGGAAACTCATATCAATAATGACGCAGAAGGTGCAGAAGGTGATGATTTACCCTTCTGA
- a CDS encoding ATP-binding cassette domain-containing protein gives MAFLSLRHLKKYYDQHRAVDDFSLDMEKGNIWGLLGPNGAGKTTLLRMVTGIIFPDAGEIFFRDKPFYPERDQAYMGYMPEERGLYKKMAVGEQLIYLGQLKGLSAREAKNRAWQWVQKMELTAWWSKHVGDLSKGMSQKVQFIATVLHEPELIILDEPFSGLDPINANLIRDEIFSFSKKGCLIIFSTHRMEQVEEICDHIVLINRGVKLLEGETFKIRQQFKQQQFSIKTYPLLQPDDFSGNEFTIISSSADRYVIQLQENISPNTILQKFIQQGYQILEFTEVLPSLSEIFIKTVQQQQAIFSSVETA, from the coding sequence ATGGCCTTTCTTTCCTTGCGTCATCTCAAAAAATATTATGATCAGCATCGGGCTGTAGACGATTTCAGTCTGGATATGGAAAAAGGCAATATCTGGGGATTGCTGGGCCCGAATGGTGCCGGTAAGACTACGTTGTTGCGTATGGTTACCGGAATTATTTTTCCCGATGCCGGCGAAATCTTTTTCAGAGATAAACCTTTTTATCCAGAACGCGATCAAGCATACATGGGTTATATGCCCGAAGAAAGAGGTTTGTATAAAAAAATGGCTGTTGGTGAGCAATTAATTTATCTGGGTCAGCTGAAAGGATTATCTGCCAGGGAAGCCAAGAACAGAGCATGGCAATGGGTGCAGAAGATGGAATTAACGGCCTGGTGGTCAAAGCATGTGGGGGATTTAAGCAAGGGTATGAGTCAGAAAGTACAGTTTATTGCGACGGTCTTGCATGAACCGGAATTGATTATACTCGATGAACCTTTTTCAGGACTGGATCCTATTAATGCTAATCTCATTCGTGATGAAATTTTCTCATTCAGCAAAAAAGGCTGTTTAATTATCTTTTCAACACATCGCATGGAACAGGTTGAAGAAATTTGTGATCACATTGTATTGATCAACCGTGGTGTAAAATTATTGGAAGGTGAAACCTTTAAGATTCGTCAGCAATTCAAGCAGCAACAATTCAGTATAAAAACATATCCTTTATTGCAACCGGATGATTTTTCTGGAAACGAATTCACGATTATCTCTTCATCGGCTGATCGTTATGTGATTCAATTACAGGAAAATATTTCTCCAAATACCATATTGCAGAAATTCATTCAGCAGGGATATCAGATTCTGGAGTTTACTGAGGTGCTTCCATCCCTGAGTGAAATTTTTATCAAAACCGTACAACAACAGCAGGCTATTTTTTCTTCGGTTGAAACCGCCTAA
- a CDS encoding ABC transporter permease yields the protein MHNTWLILKREYWTRVRKKSFIIVTLLVPFLFMGFIALEIYMAVGGAPKRLQIAVLDKSHLFDTLWKDDAQFYFQVLQHSLPDDSLAGYAVNHHLDGLLFIPDTLNILHPSGVRYYSQKKLPLESYISLKGKLQDALQHIRLTQLHVNMAMVDSVKNAIQLNIEQPLTRASELQASVSVAIAMICGFLIYFILIFFGVSVMRGAMEEKVNRIAEVIVSSVKPFQLMLGKIMGIAAVGLTQFIIWIVLVLVLWGALHPLLPEMHAQVQNMQSAQTASSEQVQMLQHVSTELLRLPLLEIVICFILYFLGGYFLYASLFAAIGSVVDQDASDAQQLTFPITLPILISFLIAIRVARDPDSPLAIFTSIFPFSSPLVMVARLPYGVPWWQLAVSLILLAAAFLFTTWLAAKIYRTGILMYGKKVTLKEITRWAFRRK from the coding sequence ATGCACAACACATGGCTTATCCTCAAAAGAGAATACTGGACCCGTGTAAGGAAAAAATCATTTATCATCGTTACGTTGCTGGTACCTTTTTTATTCATGGGTTTCATTGCCCTGGAAATTTACATGGCTGTAGGAGGAGCCCCAAAGCGCTTGCAGATTGCTGTACTGGATAAGAGTCATTTGTTTGACACGTTATGGAAAGATGATGCACAATTTTATTTTCAGGTATTGCAGCATTCTCTTCCTGATGATTCTCTTGCAGGTTATGCGGTAAATCATCATTTGGATGGATTATTATTCATTCCTGATACGTTGAACATTCTACATCCTTCAGGCGTGCGTTATTACAGTCAGAAGAAATTACCTCTGGAAAGTTATATCAGCTTAAAAGGCAAGTTACAGGATGCACTTCAGCATATACGGCTCACCCAGCTGCATGTAAACATGGCTATGGTAGATAGTGTAAAAAATGCCATTCAATTAAATATTGAACAGCCTTTAACACGAGCATCGGAATTGCAAGCAAGTGTTTCGGTGGCTATTGCCATGATTTGTGGATTCTTGATTTATTTTATTTTGATTTTTTTCGGTGTATCGGTGATGCGTGGTGCAATGGAGGAAAAAGTAAATCGCATAGCCGAAGTGATTGTATCGTCTGTAAAGCCCTTTCAGCTCATGCTGGGAAAGATTATGGGCATTGCCGCAGTTGGTTTAACGCAGTTCATCATCTGGATTGTGCTGGTATTGGTGCTGTGGGGAGCATTGCATCCTTTGCTTCCTGAGATGCATGCTCAGGTACAGAACATGCAGTCGGCACAAACAGCATCGAGCGAACAGGTACAGATGTTGCAGCATGTATCCACTGAATTGTTGCGGTTGCCCTTACTGGAAATTGTCATTTGTTTTATCCTTTATTTTTTAGGAGGTTATTTCTTGTATGCGAGTTTGTTTGCGGCCATTGGTTCGGTAGTCGATCAGGATGCATCTGATGCGCAACAGCTTACTTTTCCCATCACGCTGCCCATTCTTATTTCATTTCTTATAGCCATACGTGTAGCTCGTGATCCGGATAGTCCGCTTGCTATTTTTACAAGCATATTTCCATTTTCATCTCCGCTGGTGATGGTGGCTCGGCTGCCTTATGGGGTACCGTGGTGGCAACTGGCTGTTTCATTGATTTTACTGGCAGCCGCTTTTTTATTTACCACCTGGCTGGCAGCAAAGATTTATCGCACGGGTATTTTAATGTATGGCAAGAAGGTTACCCTGAAAGAAATTACCCGATGGGCATTTCGAAGAAAATAA
- a CDS encoding acyl-CoA dehydrogenase family protein, producing the protein METIAPTTLQGGEFLIRSSDPTIFTPEDFDDEQRMIYDMAHQFIEKEIWPLLDRIDQQEPGLMQSLLDKAGELGLLGAALPEAYGGMGKDFITATLINEAVGAGHSFAVAMAAHTGIGTLPILYFGTPEQKQKYLPGLATGAIKGAYALTEPGAGSDALSGKTNARRSADGTQFILNGQKIWITNSGFADIFTVFAKVEGATDKHQGFSAFIVERQTPGLSFGEEEHKMGIKGSSTRQLFFQDCAIPATQLLGEIGKGHVIAFNILNIGRQKLCAAAVGAAKKAIELSVQYANNREQFRRPIASFGAIQYKLAEQAVRLFACESALYRTTQLIDAREKESLAHGTAYEKALLQAAEEYAVECAILKVTGSEMLDYVVDEAVQIHGGNGFSEEYPVSRAYRDSRINRIFEGTNEINRLLILDMLMKRAMQGRLPLLQAAKAAQDELLSAPSLNPTSDQIDLNTLQEHIARWKKLTLLIAGAAVQKFMQQLEDEQEILMCLSDMIMDIYLAESSVLRAEKIARQQADSLYPLLAQVFVADAAYRIQQQAHEALTAFAEGDELRILQSAIRRFARPIPINTKQARRRIAATLREANNYCF; encoded by the coding sequence ATGGAAACCATTGCACCCACAACCCTCCAAGGAGGAGAGTTTCTCATCCGTTCCTCCGATCCCACCATCTTTACTCCGGAAGATTTTGACGATGAACAGCGCATGATTTACGATATGGCGCATCAATTCATTGAGAAAGAAATCTGGCCCCTGCTGGATCGGATTGATCAACAGGAACCGGGATTGATGCAATCTTTACTGGACAAAGCCGGAGAGCTGGGTTTGCTGGGTGCTGCGCTGCCCGAGGCTTACGGCGGAATGGGAAAAGATTTTATTACCGCCACGCTCATTAATGAAGCCGTCGGGGCCGGACATTCCTTTGCCGTGGCTATGGCCGCCCATACAGGCATCGGCACATTGCCTATCCTGTATTTCGGGACGCCCGAACAAAAACAGAAATACCTGCCCGGACTGGCTACTGGAGCCATCAAAGGGGCTTATGCCCTTACCGAACCCGGCGCAGGTTCCGATGCTTTAAGCGGAAAAACTAATGCCCGTCGTAGTGCCGACGGCACGCAATTTATCCTGAACGGCCAGAAAATATGGATCACCAATTCGGGTTTTGCGGATATCTTCACCGTATTTGCAAAAGTGGAAGGTGCAACCGATAAGCATCAGGGCTTTTCAGCTTTCATCGTGGAACGCCAGACCCCGGGATTGAGCTTTGGTGAAGAAGAACATAAAATGGGCATCAAAGGATCTTCCACCCGCCAGCTGTTTTTCCAGGACTGTGCCATACCCGCCACGCAACTATTAGGCGAGATCGGAAAAGGCCATGTGATTGCTTTCAATATCCTGAATATCGGTCGACAAAAATTGTGTGCTGCAGCCGTGGGTGCGGCCAAAAAAGCCATTGAACTGAGTGTACAATATGCCAACAACCGGGAACAATTTCGCAGACCTATTGCGAGTTTCGGCGCTATTCAGTATAAACTTGCCGAACAGGCCGTGAGACTCTTCGCCTGCGAATCGGCACTTTATCGTACTACCCAGCTCATCGATGCACGGGAAAAAGAATCGCTCGCACATGGAACGGCCTATGAAAAGGCTCTGCTACAGGCGGCCGAAGAATATGCGGTGGAATGCGCTATCCTGAAGGTGACCGGCTCGGAAATGCTCGATTACGTGGTAGATGAAGCCGTACAAATTCATGGCGGAAACGGATTCAGCGAAGAATATCCCGTTTCACGGGCGTATCGAGATTCGCGGATCAACCGCATTTTTGAAGGCACCAATGAAATCAACCGATTGCTGATTTTAGACATGCTGATGAAACGGGCCATGCAGGGGCGACTGCCGCTGTTGCAGGCCGCAAAGGCCGCTCAGGATGAATTGCTCTCGGCACCATCACTCAACCCCACCTCAGATCAAATCGATCTCAACACCCTACAGGAACATATTGCCCGCTGGAAAAAGCTTACCCTGCTCATTGCCGGAGCTGCCGTACAGAAGTTTATGCAACAACTGGAAGATGAACAGGAAATCCTGATGTGCCTGTCGGATATGATTATGGATATTTATCTGGCCGAAAGCAGTGTGTTGCGCGCAGAAAAAATTGCCCGACAACAGGCCGACTCGCTCTATCCTTTACTGGCACAGGTATTCGTGGCCGATGCCGCTTATCGCATCCAGCAACAGGCTCACGAAGCATTAACGGCATTCGCAGAAGGTGATGAACTTCGCATCCTGCAATCGGCTATCCGACGTTTTGCCAGGCCCATACCAATCAATACCAAACAGGCCCGCCGTCGCATTGCAGCCACACTCCGCGAAGCCAATAACTATTGCTTCTGA
- a CDS encoding alpha/beta hydrolase: protein MQDLWWYIDGWQWHGLQWGTGSRLLICFHGFGEDAARFQVLEAALGSDFTIVALDLPFHGGTRLDASVDAASLPVNWRLLIQQIMQRFHQQRCALLGYSLGGRICLQLIQEMPQLFHLLILLAPDGLHHNFWFYFLTRTYIGKKLFRWHVDHPHLFFGITQSLERIGFLSPSFKKFLDGQMNTRSKRMQVWRTWNSLRTFVPDLAQVKKNIQRFEIACYLLFGKYDRVIKPDYGTTFCKSLAQARMFILDCGHQLLTTETAMFIKQQLDLHS from the coding sequence GTGCAGGATTTATGGTGGTATATCGATGGATGGCAATGGCATGGGCTGCAATGGGGCACAGGCAGCAGGCTCTTAATCTGTTTTCATGGTTTTGGAGAAGATGCTGCACGATTTCAGGTGCTGGAAGCGGCCCTGGGCAGTGATTTTACAATTGTTGCCCTTGATCTTCCCTTTCACGGAGGTACCCGACTGGATGCTTCTGTTGATGCGGCTTCCCTGCCGGTGAACTGGCGGTTATTGATTCAACAAATCATGCAACGGTTCCATCAGCAGCGTTGTGCGCTGTTAGGATACAGCCTGGGTGGAAGGATATGTTTACAGTTGATTCAGGAAATGCCCCAGCTGTTCCATCTTTTGATATTGCTTGCACCAGACGGACTCCATCATAACTTCTGGTTTTATTTTTTAACCCGAACCTATATCGGGAAAAAATTGTTTCGCTGGCATGTAGATCATCCGCATCTGTTTTTTGGCATTACGCAAAGTCTGGAAAGAATAGGATTCTTATCACCGAGTTTTAAGAAATTCCTCGATGGACAGATGAACACCCGATCCAAACGCATGCAGGTGTGGCGAACATGGAACAGCTTGCGCACTTTTGTACCCGATCTGGCACAGGTGAAAAAAAACATCCAGCGATTTGAGATTGCCTGTTATCTGCTATTTGGCAAATATGATCGGGTCATTAAGCCTGATTATGGAACAACTTTTTGTAAGTCATTAGCACAGGCAAGGATGTTTATCTTAGATTGTGGACATCAGTTGCTAACAACAGAGACAGCAATGTTTATCAAACAACAATTAGACCTGCATTCATGA